One genomic region from Pseudomonas sp. R5-89-07 encodes:
- a CDS encoding TIGR00645 family protein, with product MERFIENAMYASRWLLAPIYFGLSLGLLALALKFFQEVIHLLPSVFSMAESELILVLLSLIDMALVGGLLVMVMISGYENFVSQLDIDESKEKLNWLGTMDSSSLKMKVAASIVAISSIHLLRIFMDAKNVDPQHLMWYVIIHMTFVISAFAMGYLDKVTKH from the coding sequence ATGGAACGTTTTATCGAAAATGCTATGTACGCCTCGCGCTGGTTGCTGGCGCCCATCTATTTCGGCTTGTCCCTGGGATTGCTGGCGCTGGCGCTGAAATTTTTCCAGGAAGTGATCCACCTGCTGCCGAGCGTGTTCTCGATGGCCGAGTCGGAGCTGATCCTGGTGCTGCTGTCGCTGATCGACATGGCCCTGGTGGGCGGCTTGCTGGTGATGGTGATGATTTCCGGCTACGAGAACTTCGTTTCGCAGCTCGATATCGATGAAAGCAAGGAAAAGCTCAACTGGCTGGGCACCATGGACTCTTCGTCGCTGAAGATGAAAGTGGCGGCGTCCATCGTGGCGATTTCCTCCATCCACCTGCTGCGCATCTTCATGGACGCCAAGAACGTCGATCCCCAGCACCTGATGTGGTACGTGATCATCCACATGACCTTCGTGATCTCGGCGTTCGCCATGGGTTACCTGGACAAGGTCACCAAGCACTGA
- a CDS encoding Lon protease family protein: protein MPDPVAASLRLAPEALTRPFSAEQFSFSTTNDLEPFRGVLGQERAVEALQFGVAMPRPGYNVFVMGEPGTGRFSFVKRYLKAEGKRLQTPSDWVYVNNFDEPREPRALELPGGGAAAFIADINGLVDNLVATFPAVFEHPTYQQRKSAIDRAFNQRYDKALDVIERLALEKDVALYRDSSNIAFTPMLDGKALDEAEFSQLPEVDRERFHTDISELEERLNEELASLPQWKRESNNQLRQFNEETITLALQPLLAPLSEKYAENAAVCGYLQAMQVYLLKTVVEQLVDDSKTDAQARKLLEEQYCPSLVVGHAVNGGAPVVFEPHPTYDNLFGRIEYSTDQGALYTTYRQLRPGALHRANGGFLILEAEKMLSEPFVWDALKRSLQSRKLKMESPLGELGRLATVTLNPQMIPLQVKVIIIGSRQLYYALQDADPDFQEMFRVLVDFDEDIPMVDESLEQFAQLLKTRTSEEGMAPLTSDAVARLATYSARLAEHQGRLSARIGDLFQLVSEADFIRHLAGDEMTDAGHIERALKAKATRTGRVSARILDDMLAGVILIDTAGAAVGKCNGLTVLEVGDSAFGVPARISATVYPGGSGIVDIEREVNLGQPIHSKGVMILTGYLGSRYAQEFPLAISASIALEQSYGYVDGDSASLGEACTLISALSKTPLKQCFAITGSINQFGEVQAVGGVNEKIEGFFRLCEARGLTGEQGAIIPQANVATLMLDEKVLQAVRAGQFHIYAVRQADEALSLLVGEDAGEPDAEGQFPEGTVNARVVERLRAIAEMISEEDLKEAEKELAQQALAEAKPS, encoded by the coding sequence ATGCCTGATCCTGTTGCTGCCAGCTTGCGCCTAGCGCCCGAAGCGCTGACTCGCCCTTTCTCCGCTGAACAGTTCAGCTTCTCGACCACCAATGATTTGGAGCCCTTTCGCGGTGTGCTTGGCCAGGAACGTGCGGTTGAAGCCTTGCAGTTCGGCGTGGCGATGCCACGTCCCGGTTACAACGTGTTTGTCATGGGCGAGCCGGGTACCGGTCGCTTCTCGTTCGTCAAACGTTACCTGAAGGCCGAAGGCAAGCGCCTGCAAACCCCGTCGGACTGGGTGTATGTGAATAATTTCGATGAGCCGCGCGAACCGCGCGCCCTGGAATTGCCAGGCGGCGGCGCGGCGGCGTTCATCGCCGATATCAACGGATTGGTCGACAACCTGGTGGCGACCTTCCCGGCGGTGTTCGAACACCCGACTTATCAACAGCGCAAAAGCGCCATCGACCGAGCGTTCAACCAGCGTTACGACAAGGCTCTGGACGTGATCGAGCGCCTGGCCCTGGAAAAGGACGTGGCGCTGTACCGCGACAGCTCCAACATCGCCTTCACCCCGATGCTCGATGGCAAGGCCCTGGATGAGGCTGAGTTCTCGCAACTGCCGGAAGTCGACCGCGAGCGCTTCCACACGGATATTTCCGAGCTGGAAGAGCGCCTCAACGAAGAGCTGGCGAGCCTGCCGCAGTGGAAACGTGAATCAAACAACCAACTGCGCCAGTTCAACGAAGAAACCATCACCCTGGCCCTGCAGCCTTTGCTCGCACCGCTGTCGGAAAAGTACGCGGAAAACGCTGCCGTCTGCGGTTACCTGCAGGCCATGCAGGTGTACCTGCTCAAAACCGTGGTCGAGCAATTGGTCGACGATTCGAAGACTGATGCCCAGGCGCGCAAACTGCTGGAAGAGCAGTACTGCCCGAGCCTGGTGGTTGGTCATGCGGTCAATGGCGGCGCACCGGTGGTGTTCGAGCCGCACCCGACCTACGATAACCTGTTCGGCCGTATCGAATACAGCACCGACCAGGGCGCGCTGTACACCACGTATCGCCAACTGCGCCCAGGCGCGTTGCACCGGGCTAACGGTGGTTTCCTGATCCTGGAAGCGGAAAAAATGCTCAGCGAGCCGTTTGTATGGGATGCGCTCAAGCGTTCCTTGCAGTCGCGCAAACTGAAGATGGAGTCGCCGCTTGGCGAACTGGGTCGCCTGGCCACCGTGACGCTCAACCCGCAAATGATCCCGTTGCAGGTCAAGGTGATCATCATCGGTTCGCGTCAGCTGTACTACGCGTTGCAGGATGCCGATCCGGACTTCCAGGAAATGTTCCGGGTACTGGTGGACTTCGACGAAGACATCCCGATGGTCGATGAAAGCCTGGAGCAGTTCGCCCAGTTGCTCAAGACCCGCACCTCGGAAGAGGGCATGGCGCCGCTGACGTCGGACGCGGTAGCGCGGCTGGCGACCTACAGCGCACGCCTGGCCGAACATCAGGGCCGCTTGTCGGCGCGCATCGGCGATTTGTTCCAGCTGGTCAGCGAGGCGGACTTCATTCGCCACCTGGCTGGCGACGAAATGACCGACGCCGGGCACATCGAACGTGCGCTCAAGGCCAAGGCCACGCGCACCGGTCGCGTGTCGGCGCGCATTCTCGACGACATGCTCGCCGGGGTGATCCTGATCGACACCGCCGGTGCCGCCGTGGGCAAGTGCAACGGCCTGACGGTGCTGGAGGTCGGTGATTCGGCGTTCGGCGTACCGGCGCGGATTTCCGCCACGGTGTACCCCGGCGGCAGCGGGATCGTCGACATCGAGCGAGAGGTCAACCTCGGCCAGCCGATTCACTCCAAGGGCGTGATGATCCTCACCGGTTACCTGGGTAGCCGTTACGCTCAGGAATTCCCGCTGGCCATCTCGGCGAGCATCGCGCTGGAACAGTCCTACGGTTATGTGGATGGTGACAGCGCCTCCCTGGGCGAAGCCTGCACCCTGATCTCGGCCTTGTCGAAGACGCCGCTCAAGCAGTGCTTTGCCATCACCGGCTCGATCAACCAGTTTGGTGAAGTGCAGGCGGTGGGTGGGGTCAACGAGAAAATCGAAGGCTTCTTCCGCCTGTGCGAAGCGCGCGGTTTGACCGGCGAACAGGGCGCGATCATTCCCCAGGCTAACGTGGCCACGCTGATGCTCGACGAGAAGGTATTGCAGGCCGTGCGCGCTGGGCAGTTCCATATCTACGCGGTGCGCCAGGCGGATGAGGCGCTGAGCCTGCTGGTGGGCGAGGATGCCGGTGAGCCGGACGCCGAAGGGCAGTTCCCGGAAGGCACGGTCAATGCCCGCGTGGTGGAGCGTCTGCGTGCGATTGCGGAGATGATCAGCGAGGAAGACTTGAAGGAAGCGGAAAAGGAACTGGCACAGCAGGCGTTGGCCGAGGCCAAGCCAAGCTGA
- a CDS encoding DUF3015 domain-containing protein has product MKRILLGTLFTVVSLNAMAESPGGPNCGWGNMLFEGQRGTPAHFLASTTNGTSGNATFGMTSGTNGCSTNSALTYGGKSWIAMNGMMNELSEDMAKGNGEALTTYAVVLGVAPEDREHFAAVTHEHFQQIFSKADVTADDVHNNTIAVLKSDARLAKYATQA; this is encoded by the coding sequence ATGAAACGGATCCTTCTTGGTACTCTCTTCACCGTCGTCTCCCTCAACGCAATGGCAGAATCACCAGGTGGCCCGAACTGCGGTTGGGGCAACATGTTGTTCGAAGGCCAGCGCGGTACACCGGCCCACTTCCTGGCCTCCACCACTAACGGCACCTCGGGTAACGCCACCTTCGGCATGACCTCGGGCACCAACGGTTGCAGCACCAACAGCGCACTGACCTACGGCGGCAAGTCGTGGATTGCCATGAATGGCATGATGAACGAGCTGTCCGAAGACATGGCCAAGGGTAACGGCGAAGCGCTGACCACCTACGCCGTGGTACTGGGCGTGGCACCGGAAGACCGCGAGCACTTCGCGGCCGTGACCCACGAGCACTTCCAGCAGATCTTCAGCAAGGCTGACGTGACCGCTGACGACGTGCACAACAACACCATTGCCGTACTGAAAAGTGATGCCCGTCTGGCGAAATACGCTACCCAGGCTTAA
- a CDS encoding DUF4105 domain-containing protein, with protein MLKRLACLAFFACAPLHAAPHLDDQRLQQLANDPFWLSLGHYETGKIKGWRSYVSDKKFFLAADGAHHPDAELKATVEALYAPASLGEKHAQCVYPARTRWLKDQLQLTDLPAVDCKEFKQWFNDVAPHSAVMIFPAAYLNSPSSMFGHTLLRIDQADVQSNNTALLSYAINFGAYIEGSDNSILYAWKGLMGGYPGLFALVPYQEKLSEYRSLENRDLWEYRLNLTEVETKRMVEHVWELKQIQFDYFFFDENCSYRLLELLQVARPGLRLTEQFPLTAIPTDTVKAVKDAGLVEKIDYRPSRERELLERAKPLDGDEQQWVLSISDDQKQLQAPAFKALPRERQALIIDAAYRLGRYRANGLERDTERSQRSFELLRAINQNPAPDLKITPPGLPENGHESRTWQAGIGTRGDKAFGEYGLRMAYHDLNDNAEGFPLGAQIEILQMKLRQYEGNHWQLQQLDLATIRSLTPRNALLQPWSWQVTGGLERVPGKHDDETLVAHVNGGAGGTWQLSDDMLGFALGTVRVEHNNDFSEAISPAAGFNTGVLWKNPLGNLSLEAKGDFFTNGEVRRSISLNQQWELSRNLGLRLSAQREYSHLSTPVNEVMLEVKWYHY; from the coding sequence ATGCTCAAACGCCTCGCTTGCCTGGCTTTCTTCGCTTGCGCCCCGCTGCATGCGGCACCGCACCTCGACGATCAACGTTTGCAGCAACTGGCCAATGACCCTTTCTGGTTATCCCTGGGCCATTACGAAACCGGCAAGATCAAGGGCTGGCGCAGCTACGTCAGCGACAAGAAGTTTTTCCTCGCCGCCGATGGCGCGCACCATCCGGACGCCGAACTCAAGGCCACCGTGGAAGCGCTGTACGCGCCGGCCAGCCTGGGTGAAAAACACGCCCAATGCGTATACCCCGCACGCACCCGCTGGCTCAAGGACCAGTTGCAACTGACCGACCTGCCGGCGGTGGACTGCAAAGAATTCAAGCAATGGTTCAACGACGTCGCGCCCCACAGCGCGGTGATGATCTTCCCGGCGGCGTACCTCAACAGCCCGTCGTCGATGTTCGGCCACACCTTGCTGCGCATCGACCAGGCCGACGTGCAAAGCAACAACACAGCGCTGCTCAGTTACGCGATCAACTTCGGCGCCTATATCGAAGGCTCGGACAACAGCATTCTGTATGCCTGGAAGGGCCTGATGGGCGGCTACCCCGGCCTGTTCGCCCTGGTGCCCTACCAGGAAAAACTCTCCGAATACCGCAGCCTGGAAAACCGTGACCTGTGGGAATACCGCCTGAACCTCACCGAAGTCGAGACCAAGCGCATGGTCGAACACGTGTGGGAACTCAAGCAGATCCAGTTCGACTATTTCTTCTTCGATGAAAACTGCTCCTACCGCCTGCTGGAACTGCTGCAAGTGGCGCGCCCCGGCCTGCGCCTGACCGAGCAGTTCCCGCTGACTGCGATCCCCACCGACACCGTCAAGGCAGTGAAAGACGCGGGCCTGGTGGAGAAAATCGACTATCGCCCCTCCCGTGAACGCGAACTGCTCGAGCGTGCCAAACCGCTGGATGGCGATGAGCAGCAATGGGTGCTCAGCATCAGCGACGACCAGAAGCAATTGCAGGCGCCGGCTTTCAAAGCCCTGCCCCGCGAGCGTCAGGCGCTGATCATCGATGCCGCCTATCGCCTCGGCCGCTACCGCGCCAACGGTTTGGAACGCGACACCGAACGCTCCCAGCGCAGCTTTGAACTGCTGCGCGCGATCAACCAGAACCCTGCGCCAGACCTGAAGATCACCCCGCCCGGCCTGCCGGAAAACGGTCACGAGTCGCGCACCTGGCAAGCTGGCATCGGCACCCGTGGCGACAAAGCCTTCGGCGAATACGGCCTGCGCATGGCCTATCACGACCTCAACGACAACGCCGAAGGCTTCCCCCTGGGCGCACAGATCGAGATCCTGCAGATGAAACTGCGCCAGTACGAAGGCAACCACTGGCAACTGCAGCAACTGGACCTGGCCACCATCCGCTCCCTGACCCCACGCAACGCCCTGCTGCAACCCTGGTCATGGCAAGTCACCGGCGGCCTGGAGCGCGTACCGGGCAAGCATGACGACGAAACCCTGGTCGCCCACGTCAACGGCGGCGCCGGCGGCACCTGGCAGCTGAGCGACGACATGCTCGGCTTCGCCCTCGGCACCGTGCGCGTGGAACACAACAATGACTTCAGCGAAGCCATCTCCCCGGCGGCCGGGTTCAACACCGGCGTGTTGTGGAAAAACCCACTGGGCAACCTGAGCCTGGAAGCCAAGGGGGATTTCTTCACCAATGGTGAAGTACGGCGCAGCATCAGCCTGAACCAGCAGTGGGAACTGTCGCGCAACCTGGGCCTGCGCTTGAGCGCCCAGCGCGAATACAGCCACTTGTCGACACCGGTGAATGAAGTGATGCTCGAAGTGAAGTGGTACCACTACTGA
- a CDS encoding GreA/GreB family elongation factor: MSRAFVNEDNAAAQADQPVERQVSEQPNRLTAQGLAQLQAKVAQLQQEYSTESAKSDKQRQADIERDLRYFNQRVQSAQVVAPATSTDRVQIGSWVTFANEQDEQQRVQLVGEDQADANAGLINWGSPLGRALLGAQVGDEVLWKRPVGDQLIEVLRIEPQA, translated from the coding sequence ATGAGCCGAGCTTTTGTAAATGAAGATAACGCCGCCGCCCAGGCTGATCAGCCGGTAGAGCGCCAGGTCAGTGAGCAGCCCAATCGCCTGACTGCACAGGGGTTGGCGCAATTGCAGGCCAAAGTTGCGCAGTTGCAACAGGAATACAGCACCGAGTCCGCCAAGAGCGATAAACAACGCCAAGCCGATATTGAGCGAGACCTGCGCTACTTCAACCAGCGGGTACAGAGCGCTCAGGTCGTGGCACCGGCGACGTCCACCGACAGGGTGCAGATCGGCAGTTGGGTGACCTTCGCCAACGAGCAGGACGAACAGCAGCGCGTCCAATTGGTCGGCGAAGACCAGGCCGATGCCAATGCGGGCTTGATCAACTGGGGTTCGCCCCTGGGCCGCGCGCTGCTGGGCGCCCAGGTGGGTGACGAGGTGCTGTGGAAGCGCCCCGTCGGCGATCAGTTGATCGAAGTGCTGCGCATCGAGCCCCAGGCTTAG
- the gdhA gene encoding NADP-specific glutamate dehydrogenase: MRESVESFLARLKKRDPDQPEFHQAVEEVLRSLWPFHEANPHYLTSGILERICEPERAITFRVSWVDDHGKVQINRGFRIQMNSAIGPYKGGLRFHPSVNLGVLKFLAFEQTFKNSLTSLPMGGGKGGSDFDPKGKSDAEVMRFCQAFMSELYRHIGADVDVPAGDIGVGAREIGFLFGQYKRLSNQFTSVLTGKGMSYGGSLIRPEATGFGCVYFAEEMLKRDGQRVEGKRVAISGSGNVAQYAARKVMDLGGKVISLSDSEGTLYAESGLTEEQWSALLTLKNVQRGRISELAERFGLEFLPGKTPWELACDIALPCATQNELDADAARALLRNGCHCVAEGANMPTTLEAVDIFIEAGILFAPGKASNAGGVAVSGVEMSQNAMRLLWTAGEVDSKLHAIMQSIHHACVHYGEENGRVNYVKGANIAGFVKVADAMLAQGIV, translated from the coding sequence ATGCGCGAATCCGTCGAATCCTTCCTCGCCCGCCTCAAGAAACGCGACCCCGACCAACCGGAGTTCCACCAGGCCGTAGAAGAAGTCCTGCGCAGCCTGTGGCCGTTTCATGAAGCCAATCCCCACTACCTGACCTCGGGCATTCTGGAGCGCATCTGCGAGCCGGAACGCGCAATTACCTTCCGGGTATCGTGGGTGGATGATCACGGCAAGGTTCAGATCAATCGTGGTTTCCGTATCCAGATGAACAGCGCCATCGGCCCGTACAAAGGCGGCTTGCGCTTCCATCCTTCGGTCAACCTGGGTGTGCTGAAATTCCTCGCCTTCGAACAGACCTTCAAGAACTCCCTGACCTCGCTACCCATGGGTGGCGGCAAAGGCGGCTCGGACTTCGACCCCAAGGGCAAGAGCGACGCCGAAGTGATGCGCTTCTGCCAGGCGTTCATGAGCGAGCTGTACCGCCACATCGGTGCGGACGTGGACGTACCGGCCGGCGATATCGGCGTGGGCGCGCGGGAAATCGGTTTTCTGTTCGGCCAGTACAAACGCCTGAGTAACCAATTCACCTCAGTGCTGACCGGTAAGGGCATGAGCTACGGCGGCAGCCTGATCCGCCCGGAAGCCACCGGTTTTGGCTGTGTGTACTTCGCCGAAGAAATGCTCAAGCGCGACGGCCAGCGGGTCGAAGGCAAGCGCGTGGCAATCTCCGGCTCAGGCAACGTGGCGCAGTACGCGGCGCGCAAAGTGATGGACCTGGGTGGCAAGGTGATTTCCCTGTCGGATTCCGAAGGCACCCTGTATGCCGAGAGCGGTTTGACCGAGGAGCAGTGGTCGGCTCTGCTCACGCTGAAAAACGTACAGCGCGGCCGTATCAGTGAGCTGGCCGAGCGTTTCGGCCTGGAATTTCTCCCAGGCAAAACGCCGTGGGAGCTGGCTTGCGATATCGCGCTACCCTGCGCCACCCAGAACGAACTCGACGCCGACGCGGCCCGCGCCCTGCTGCGCAATGGCTGCCACTGTGTGGCCGAAGGCGCCAACATGCCGACCACCCTGGAGGCAGTGGATATCTTTATCGAAGCGGGCATTCTGTTCGCGCCGGGCAAGGCCTCCAATGCCGGCGGCGTGGCCGTAAGTGGCGTGGAGATGTCGCAGAACGCCATGCGCCTGCTGTGGACCGCCGGTGAAGTGGACAGCAAGCTGCACGCGATCATGCAGTCGATCCACCACGCCTGCGTGCATTACGGCGAAGAAAACGGCCGGGTCAACTACGTGAAGGGCGCGAACATCGCAGGCTTCGTCAAAGTCGCCGATGCGATGCTGGCCCAGGGCATCGTCTAA
- the aepX gene encoding phosphoenolpyruvate mutase — protein MMDTEARRRPLSALLDSNRCLRVLEAHSPISALLAQRARLEISPGHTVGYDAIWSSSLTDSTQRGLPDIEILSPSNRLPGIREIFDVCSLPLIFDADTGGKAEHFAIHIKMLERAGVSAVVIEDKCGLKKNSLLGIEVDQAQESIEAFCAKLQAGCASRTGSGLMMIARCESLILDRGMEEAMARCLAYVEAGADGIMIHSRKQDGLEILEFARQFRLQRPRVPLICVPTSYVHLKFEVLERAGFNAVIYANHMLRSAYLAMRDTAVGILANGRTLELEPRCLGIDEILDLVPGTR, from the coding sequence ATGATGGATACCGAAGCGCGCCGACGCCCTCTGTCGGCGCTACTGGATAGCAACCGTTGCCTGCGCGTACTCGAAGCCCATAGCCCGATATCGGCGTTGCTCGCGCAACGCGCCAGGCTGGAAATCAGCCCCGGGCATACGGTGGGGTACGACGCCATCTGGTCGAGTTCGCTGACCGACTCGACCCAGCGCGGGTTACCCGACATCGAAATTCTTTCGCCCAGTAACCGATTGCCGGGGATTCGCGAAATTTTCGATGTGTGTTCGCTGCCGCTGATATTCGATGCCGATACCGGCGGCAAGGCCGAACATTTCGCGATTCATATCAAGATGCTGGAGCGCGCGGGCGTCTCGGCGGTGGTGATCGAAGACAAGTGCGGCTTGAAGAAGAACTCACTCTTGGGCATCGAGGTCGACCAGGCGCAGGAGTCCATCGAGGCCTTTTGCGCCAAACTCCAGGCCGGCTGTGCGAGTCGCACCGGATCAGGGCTGATGATGATTGCCCGGTGTGAAAGCTTGATCCTGGATCGCGGCATGGAGGAGGCGATGGCGCGGTGTCTGGCGTATGTCGAGGCGGGGGCGGATGGCATCATGATCCATAGCCGCAAGCAGGATGGTCTGGAAATACTGGAATTCGCCCGGCAGTTTCGCCTGCAACGGCCCAGGGTGCCGCTGATTTGCGTGCCGACCAGCTATGTTCACCTGAAGTTCGAGGTGCTGGAGCGAGCAGGTTTCAACGCGGTGATTTATGCCAATCACATGTTGCGCAGCGCCTATCTGGCTATGCGCGATACCGCCGTCGGAATACTCGCCAATGGCAGGACGCTGGAGCTGGAGCCACGTTGCCTGGGCATCGACGAGATACTCGATCTGGTGCCCGGGACGCGCTAG
- a CDS encoding aminotransferase class I/II-fold pyridoxal phosphate-dependent enzyme, translating to MNNSEPSAVSLPLSERAQRLSAPGTSSMRSKANALKEAGVNVVNFAAGELSFDACPAMKAAAADALATARNRYTPPIGLPQLRHALAQQVTQRCGVSYAADEIAVTAGAKQALYNAAMVLLNPGDEVIVAVPYWETFPTQIQLAGGVPVYVDTAADDYRLTCAAVQKALTPRTRMIVINTPNNPTGTVYQREELLGIARLAFAHRLWVVFDECYRTLVRAPHEHHNIVSLFAPLKHQTVLVDSFSKSHAVTGWRVGYACAPAPVIAAMHNLQGHTTSNPSSLSQYAALGSLMADAPHFTRQVNTFLDQQLLAACTCLGHVDGIRCAPPEGAFYLFIDVSRKLGGRYLGTVIRDVDHLADLLLTEAHIAVVPGSGCGDGNSIRISYAIEREALIEGLTRFSRFMSEIVAHYPTLKGYEPWKI from the coding sequence ATGAATAACAGTGAACCGTCTGCCGTGTCATTGCCGTTGTCCGAGCGTGCGCAACGTCTCAGCGCACCCGGCACGTCCAGCATGCGCAGTAAAGCCAATGCCTTGAAAGAAGCCGGCGTCAACGTGGTCAACTTTGCCGCTGGCGAATTGTCCTTCGATGCCTGCCCGGCCATGAAAGCCGCCGCGGCCGATGCGCTCGCCACTGCCCGCAACCGCTATACGCCGCCCATCGGCCTGCCCCAGCTTCGCCACGCGCTGGCGCAGCAGGTCACTCAGCGTTGCGGGGTGAGTTACGCCGCCGATGAAATAGCGGTGACCGCCGGTGCCAAGCAGGCGCTGTACAACGCCGCAATGGTGCTGCTCAATCCGGGGGATGAAGTCATCGTCGCGGTGCCGTACTGGGAAACCTTCCCCACCCAGATCCAACTGGCCGGTGGCGTTCCCGTCTATGTCGACACGGCTGCGGATGACTATCGCCTCACCTGCGCAGCGGTCCAGAAGGCCCTGACCCCGCGCACCCGGATGATTGTGATCAACACCCCGAACAATCCGACGGGCACGGTTTATCAGCGCGAAGAACTGTTGGGTATTGCCCGGCTCGCCTTCGCACACAGGCTTTGGGTGGTGTTCGACGAGTGTTACCGCACACTGGTGCGCGCGCCCCATGAACATCACAACATCGTGTCGCTGTTTGCGCCGCTCAAACATCAGACGGTACTGGTCGATTCGTTTTCCAAGAGCCACGCGGTCACCGGCTGGCGGGTAGGGTATGCGTGCGCGCCTGCCCCAGTCATCGCCGCCATGCACAACCTGCAAGGGCATACGACGTCCAACCCCAGCAGCCTGTCCCAATATGCCGCGCTCGGCAGTCTGATGGCTGACGCGCCGCACTTCACCCGCCAGGTCAATACCTTCCTCGACCAGCAACTGCTCGCAGCCTGCACCTGCCTGGGGCATGTCGACGGCATTCGGTGCGCCCCGCCGGAAGGGGCGTTTTATCTGTTTATCGATGTATCCCGCAAGTTGGGTGGCCGCTACCTGGGCACCGTTATTCGTGACGTCGACCACTTGGCCGATCTGTTATTGACCGAGGCCCATATCGCGGTGGTGCCCGGCTCTGGCTGTGGTGACGGCAATAGTATCCGTATCTCCTACGCCATTGAGCGTGAAGCGCTGATTGAGGGCCTCACGCGCTTTAGTCGCTTCATGTCAGAAATCGTTGCGCATTACCCCACCTTGAAAGGATATGAGCCGTGGAAAATCTGA
- a CDS encoding MFS transporter codes for MNILKQTVAPSLSPPDPVTVRRRALVAGCGAHAVHDGLTDVIYVLLPIWQAQFGLSYAQIGLLRGAYAGMMAGFQLLASRAAARWGRERLLVGGTALAGLAYLLAGQAGGLGVLMLALLLGGLGASTQHPLASSLITDTHEAGGGVKQALSQYNFSGDIGKTLIPGLIGLLLAVISWRASVTLLGALGLLAAGLLWWLIPARTEAWAAPVKATHTGAGAGSASGLRALIVTGTLDSAVRMGFLTFLPFLLKAKGAGPAGIGLALTMLFVGGAFGKLLCGYLGARIGMMKTVWATEFTTAVLIVMAVYLPYAGLMVMLPLLGLALNGTSSVLYGAVPDLAGPGRRDQAFAVFYTGTIGGGALAPVLFGSLGDATGVPMAVLLLAATLLLTLPLSWRVQQGLEAQAR; via the coding sequence ATGAACATCCTGAAGCAGACCGTAGCTCCATCGTTGTCGCCGCCTGATCCGGTCACCGTGCGTCGCCGCGCTCTGGTGGCCGGCTGCGGCGCGCATGCCGTGCACGATGGGCTGACCGATGTGATTTATGTGCTGCTGCCGATCTGGCAAGCGCAGTTCGGCCTCAGCTACGCCCAGATCGGCCTGTTGCGCGGTGCTTACGCGGGCATGATGGCTGGTTTTCAGTTATTGGCCAGCCGGGCTGCCGCGCGCTGGGGGCGTGAACGCTTGCTGGTAGGTGGCACTGCATTGGCAGGCCTGGCCTACCTGCTGGCCGGCCAGGCTGGCGGGCTGGGCGTGTTGATGTTGGCGCTGCTGCTTGGCGGGCTCGGCGCGAGTACGCAGCACCCGCTGGCCTCGTCGTTGATCACCGATACGCACGAGGCCGGCGGAGGCGTCAAACAAGCGCTGTCGCAGTACAACTTCAGCGGCGATATCGGTAAGACCCTGATCCCGGGGTTGATCGGCCTGTTGCTGGCGGTCATCAGTTGGCGTGCCAGTGTCACCCTGCTGGGTGCACTCGGGCTGCTGGCGGCAGGCCTGTTGTGGTGGCTGATCCCGGCACGCACCGAGGCTTGGGCGGCGCCGGTGAAAGCCACCCATACGGGCGCTGGCGCCGGCTCCGCGAGCGGCTTGCGTGCGCTGATCGTGACCGGCACGCTGGACAGCGCAGTGCGCATGGGTTTCCTCACGTTCCTGCCGTTTTTGCTCAAGGCCAAGGGCGCCGGGCCTGCGGGCATCGGTCTGGCGCTGACGATGCTGTTCGTCGGGGGCGCCTTCGGCAAATTGTTGTGCGGTTACCTCGGTGCGCGCATCGGCATGATGAAAACGGTATGGGCCACGGAGTTCACCACGGCCGTGCTGATCGTCATGGCGGTGTACTTGCCCTACGCCGGCTTGATGGTGATGTTGCCGCTGCTGGGGCTGGCGCTGAACGGCACGTCGTCGGTGCTGTACGGCGCAGTCCCGGACCTGGCAGGGCCGGGCAGGCGCGACCAGGCGTTCGCCGTGTTCTACACCGGCACCATCGGTGGCGGCGCCTTGGCGCCGGTGCTGTTCGGCAGCCTTGGGGATGCCACCGGTGTGCCCATGGCCGTCCTGTTGCTGGCCGCCACCCTGTTGCTGACCTTGCCGCTGTCCTGGCGGGTTCAGCAAGGGTTGGAGGCCCAAGCCCGGTAG